From a single Alloactinosynnema sp. L-07 genomic region:
- a CDS encoding trans-aconitate 2-methyltransferase: MWDPDKYLTFGDHRGRPFHDLVARIGAESPRSVVDLGCGPGNLTETLTRRWPDAKLVGYDSSPEMVEAAGERAVTVRLGSIESWRPDADTDVVISNAALQWVPGHVDLLRRWVQALSPGAWIAVQVPGNFAAPSHELVRELAREPRWRDSLAQVVLREDDAVLDPTGYADAMADAGCDVDAWETTYQQRLTGENPVFDWITGTALRPIRAAVPDAEWAEFRAALTPRLHKAYPHRADGTTWFPFRRVFFVARTPS; this comes from the coding sequence ATGTGGGACCCGGACAAGTACCTGACTTTCGGCGATCACCGCGGCAGGCCCTTTCATGACCTCGTCGCCCGCATCGGCGCCGAGTCCCCGCGGTCGGTCGTCGATCTGGGCTGTGGCCCCGGAAACCTCACCGAGACGCTGACCCGGCGCTGGCCTGACGCGAAGCTGGTCGGCTACGACTCGTCCCCCGAGATGGTCGAGGCGGCGGGGGAGCGCGCGGTGACTGTGCGGCTCGGCTCGATCGAGAGCTGGCGCCCCGATGCCGACACCGACGTCGTCATCAGCAACGCCGCCCTGCAGTGGGTGCCGGGCCACGTCGACCTGCTCCGTCGGTGGGTCCAGGCGCTGTCACCCGGCGCCTGGATCGCCGTCCAGGTGCCCGGCAACTTCGCCGCCCCATCCCACGAACTCGTCCGCGAACTGGCCCGCGAACCCCGCTGGCGCGACAGTCTCGCCCAGGTCGTCCTCCGTGAGGACGACGCGGTCCTCGACCCCACCGGCTACGCCGACGCCATGGCCGACGCGGGCTGTGACGTCGATGCCTGGGAGACCACCTACCAACAGCGGCTGACGGGCGAGAACCCCGTGTTCGACTGGATCACCGGCACCGCCCTGCGCCCCATCCGAGCCGCCGTGCCCGACGCCGAATGGGCCGAGTTCCGCGCCGCCCTGACCCCGCGCCTCCACAAGGCTTACCCCCATCGCGCTGACGGCACGACGTGGTTCCCGTTCCGCCGCGTCTTCTTCGTCGCGAGGACCCCGAGCTAG
- a CDS encoding proprotein convertase P-domain-containing protein yields the protein MSRKVFTVIAALIALLVTGSPALAQSDPVVADPGDRTGVMGMAVSLQLTATGGTTPYTWSAANLPPGLTVAAATGLVSGTPQQWGLYEVTATAKDSVGRLGSVTFNWNIVTPPVPCGNGNSTDYPIRDKSTVDSPITVTNCPTHGLPNSRVEVHIKHTYIGDLVVSLVSPDGTVFVLHNRTGGGTDDINQSYPVNLSGEWVEGTWKLRVRDTAYRDTGFIDSWSIAL from the coding sequence TTGTCCCGCAAGGTATTCACAGTCATAGCCGCCCTGATCGCGCTGCTGGTCACGGGTTCGCCCGCGCTCGCGCAGAGCGATCCGGTGGTGGCCGACCCCGGTGACCGCACCGGGGTGATGGGCATGGCCGTCAGCCTGCAGCTGACCGCCACCGGCGGCACCACCCCCTACACCTGGTCAGCGGCCAATCTCCCGCCCGGACTGACGGTGGCGGCGGCGACCGGGCTGGTGTCCGGGACTCCGCAGCAATGGGGCCTCTACGAGGTCACCGCGACCGCCAAGGACTCGGTGGGGAGGTTGGGGTCGGTGACGTTCAACTGGAACATCGTCACGCCCCCGGTTCCTTGCGGCAACGGCAACTCCACCGACTACCCGATCCGTGACAAGTCCACAGTGGACAGCCCGATCACGGTGACCAACTGCCCGACCCACGGGCTGCCGAACTCCCGCGTCGAAGTGCACATCAAGCACACCTACATCGGCGACCTCGTGGTCAGCCTGGTCTCGCCGGACGGCACGGTCTTCGTCCTGCACAACCGGACCGGCGGCGGCACCGACGACATCAACCAGTCCTACCCGGTCAACCTCTCCGGCGAGTGGGTCGAGGGCACCTGGAAGCTGCGGGTCCGCGACACCGCGTACCGCGACACCGGGTTCATCGACTCCTGGAGCATCGCGCTGTAG
- the dnaG gene encoding DNA primase produces MAGRIRESDIAQVRERSRIDDVVGEYVALRRAGGGALKGLCPFHDEKTPSFNVRPTHGTFHCFGCGEGGDVIAFVMKIDHLSFVESVERLAERVGLQLTYEGGGTSVQRDRGTRSRLVDAHKAAAEFYAEQLRGPDAMIAREFLAERGFDQAAAAAFGCGYAPAGWDKLTKHLLGRGFELAELIKGGLSREGRQGPIDKFHRRLLWPIKDIGGDVVGFGARRLHDDDQIQAKYLNTSESPIYKKSQVLFGLDLAKREIAKRHQVVVVEGYTDVMAMHASGVLTAVASCGTAFGSEHIQVLRRLLMDDDAFRGEVIFTFDGDEAGQKAALKAFDDDQQFSAQTFVAIAPDGMDPCELRQAKGEVAVRDLVARRQPLFAFAIRAELSSHDLDTAEGRVDALRRTVPMVARIKDHSLRDEYARQLTGWVGWDDVATVVRRVRESAGAPVAANTRRSRAVDPNQGALAVEVDTGPPRPDPRDPRLNAQREVLKLALQEPALAGPMYDSLPLEVFTHPAYEAVHRAVIDAGGTASGLAGAELLDSVAKNCSTQTLKTLVSELAVEPMPLPNKNSAAERYSSAILAALQRELVAKQIAEIKSRLQRVSPVDNPEEARALWGDLVAMEEWYKALGKQAAGGMA; encoded by the coding sequence GTGGCGGGGCGAATCCGGGAAAGTGACATAGCGCAGGTTCGCGAGCGCAGCCGGATCGACGACGTCGTCGGCGAGTACGTGGCGCTCCGCCGCGCGGGTGGCGGCGCGCTCAAGGGGCTGTGCCCGTTCCACGACGAGAAGACGCCGTCGTTCAACGTTCGGCCGACGCATGGGACCTTCCACTGCTTCGGCTGCGGCGAGGGCGGCGACGTGATCGCCTTCGTAATGAAGATCGATCACCTGTCGTTCGTGGAGTCGGTCGAGCGGCTGGCCGAGCGGGTCGGACTCCAGCTGACCTACGAGGGCGGCGGCACCAGCGTGCAGCGCGACCGCGGCACCCGGTCGCGGCTGGTCGACGCGCACAAGGCGGCGGCCGAGTTCTACGCCGAGCAGCTGCGGGGGCCCGACGCGATGATCGCGCGCGAGTTCCTGGCCGAGCGCGGCTTCGACCAGGCCGCGGCGGCGGCGTTCGGCTGTGGGTACGCGCCCGCGGGCTGGGACAAGCTGACCAAGCACCTGCTGGGTCGGGGTTTCGAGCTGGCCGAGCTGATCAAGGGCGGGTTGTCCCGCGAGGGACGGCAGGGCCCGATCGACAAGTTCCACCGCAGGCTGCTGTGGCCGATCAAGGACATCGGCGGCGACGTGGTGGGCTTCGGCGCGCGCAGGCTGCACGACGACGACCAGATCCAGGCGAAGTACCTCAACACCAGCGAGAGCCCGATCTACAAGAAGTCGCAGGTCCTGTTCGGCCTCGACCTGGCCAAGCGCGAGATCGCCAAGCGGCACCAGGTCGTGGTCGTGGAGGGCTACACCGACGTCATGGCGATGCACGCCTCGGGCGTGCTCACCGCGGTCGCGTCCTGCGGCACGGCGTTCGGCAGCGAGCACATCCAGGTGCTGCGCAGGCTGCTCATGGACGACGACGCCTTCCGCGGCGAGGTGATCTTCACCTTCGACGGGGACGAGGCGGGACAGAAGGCCGCCCTCAAGGCGTTCGACGACGACCAGCAGTTCTCCGCCCAGACCTTCGTCGCCATCGCGCCGGACGGGATGGACCCGTGTGAGCTGCGGCAGGCCAAGGGCGAGGTCGCCGTGCGCGACCTGGTCGCCCGCAGGCAGCCGCTGTTCGCCTTCGCCATCCGCGCCGAGCTGTCCTCGCACGACCTCGACACCGCCGAGGGGCGGGTCGACGCACTCCGCCGCACGGTGCCGATGGTGGCCCGGATCAAGGACCACTCACTGCGGGACGAGTACGCGCGCCAACTCACCGGCTGGGTCGGCTGGGACGATGTCGCCACGGTCGTGCGCCGGGTGCGCGAGAGCGCGGGCGCGCCGGTCGCCGCGAATACCCGCCGTTCGCGCGCGGTCGACCCGAACCAGGGCGCCCTGGCCGTCGAAGTCGACACTGGTCCGCCGCGGCCGGACCCGCGTGATCCCCGGCTCAACGCCCAGCGCGAGGTGCTCAAGCTGGCGCTGCAGGAGCCCGCGCTCGCCGGGCCGATGTATGACTCGCTGCCGCTGGAGGTATTCACCCATCCCGCGTACGAGGCCGTGCACCGAGCCGTGATCGATGCGGGCGGGACAGCCTCCGGGCTGGCGGGGGCGGAACTGCTCGACTCGGTGGCGAAGAACTGTTCGACACAGACGCTCAAGACCCTGGTCAGCGAGCTCGCCGTCGAGCCGATGCCGCTGCCGAACAAGAACTCCGCCGCCGAGCGCTACTCGTCGGCGATCCTCGCCGCGCTGCAGCGCGAGCTCGTGGCCAAACAGATCGCGGAGATCAAGTCCCGGCTCCAGCGGGTGTCGCCGGTCGACAACCCGGAGGAGGCCCGCGCGCTCTGGGGCGACCTGGTGGCCATGGAGGAGTGGTACAAGGCGCTGGGCAAGCAGGCGGCCGGGGGAATGGCATGA
- a CDS encoding GTP-binding protein has product MTIPVVVVAGFLGSGKTTMLNHLLTSRTGTRIGVIVNDFGRVNIDAMTVAAQVDSMVTLGNGCLCCVVDVSDLDAMLDRLATPDAPVDVIVIEASGLAEPPAMVRLVMGSTNPRVTYGGLVEVVDAAEFTATRLRHPQLDKHLRYADLVLLNKMDRAQPGVLALVRELAEGVPVMPIEHGRVDPALLFEPVDRPDPAWRQLSFDDLADHEPHIHAAYETTTFTSGQPLNPTRFARFLTERPDGLYRMKGYVHFGDTERYSVQTVGTYISVRPESESHDTRLVMIGAGLDLELITKTLADAVESDPASVDPLDLLSVTRYVRD; this is encoded by the coding sequence GTGACCATCCCTGTGGTCGTGGTCGCGGGATTCCTGGGGTCGGGCAAGACCACGATGCTCAACCATTTGCTGACCTCGCGCACCGGCACGCGCATCGGCGTCATCGTCAACGACTTCGGCCGAGTCAACATCGACGCGATGACGGTGGCCGCCCAGGTCGACTCGATGGTGACCCTGGGCAACGGCTGCCTGTGCTGCGTGGTCGACGTCAGCGACCTCGACGCCATGCTCGACCGACTGGCCACCCCGGACGCCCCGGTCGACGTCATCGTGATCGAGGCCAGCGGCCTCGCCGAGCCGCCCGCGATGGTGCGGCTGGTAATGGGCAGCACCAATCCGCGGGTCACCTACGGTGGTCTGGTGGAGGTCGTCGACGCCGCGGAGTTCACCGCGACGCGCCTGCGCCACCCACAGCTCGACAAGCACCTGCGGTACGCGGATCTGGTGCTGCTGAACAAAATGGACCGTGCCCAGCCGGGTGTCCTGGCCCTGGTCCGCGAACTGGCCGAAGGCGTGCCGGTGATGCCGATCGAACACGGCCGCGTCGATCCCGCGCTGCTGTTCGAGCCCGTCGACCGGCCCGATCCCGCCTGGCGGCAGCTGTCCTTCGACGATCTGGCCGACCACGAGCCACACATCCACGCCGCCTACGAGACGACCACGTTCACCAGTGGGCAGCCACTGAACCCCACGCGATTCGCCCGATTCCTCACCGAGCGCCCCGACGGCCTGTACCGGATGAAGGGGTACGTGCACTTCGGCGATACCGAACGGTATTCAGTGCAGACCGTCGGCACCTACATCAGCGTGCGCCCCGAATCCGAGTCGCATGACACGCGACTGGTGATGATCGGCGCCGGGCTCGACCTGGAGCTGATCACCAAGACGCTCGCCGACGCCGTCGAATCCGACCCGGCCTCGGTCGACCCGCTCGATCTGCTGTCGGTCACCCGCTACGTCCGCGACTGA
- a CDS encoding 1-phosphofructokinase family hexose kinase: protein MIVTVTANPSVDRTIEIDVFQRGAVTRTRSALLDAGGKGVNVARALAANGHRATAVLPTGGAEGVQLTALLAAAGIAVVEVPVAGAVRSNITIAEADGTTTKLNEPGPHLSVGERDRLVASTLEAAKGAEWVALCGSLPPGVPTDFYAGPAG, encoded by the coding sequence GTGATCGTCACTGTCACCGCCAACCCGAGTGTCGACCGGACCATCGAGATCGACGTGTTCCAGCGCGGCGCCGTCACCCGGACCCGGTCGGCCCTGCTCGACGCGGGCGGCAAGGGCGTCAACGTCGCTCGCGCGCTCGCCGCGAACGGGCACCGCGCCACCGCGGTGCTGCCCACCGGCGGTGCCGAAGGCGTGCAGCTCACGGCGCTGCTGGCCGCCGCGGGCATCGCGGTGGTGGAGGTGCCGGTCGCCGGGGCCGTGCGGTCCAACATCACCATCGCCGAGGCGGACGGGACGACCACCAAGCTCAACGAACCCGGTCCCCACCTCAGCGTGGGAGAACGTGACCGGCTGGTCGCCTCGACACTCGAAGCCGCCAAGGGCGCCGAGTGGGTCGCCCTCTGCGGCAGCCTCCCGCCGGGCGTGCCGACCGACTTCTACGCCGGACCGGCGGGCTGA
- a CDS encoding peptidoglycan-binding protein: protein MGNPELRRDSDETAWVEYLQGLLANQLAAEAAADQIRLSPVDGLFGPLTEGSVRFFQQREGLPETGVVDDATWQALEGTAAATPSGTNPVDLRIPAQLHLHWDDTTLERMLQDFDSFDLATHPGARLTLGAGAGPLAGNGSVQLFNRELPLWRDWFLTETTRLTLDWTREHGFEFGLDNEAEFGVRPLRNVDLFLRGDLDLKWRPEDGSGSVEWGGSLNLRWRFDVP, encoded by the coding sequence ATGGGCAACCCTGAGCTGCGCCGCGACAGCGACGAGACCGCGTGGGTCGAGTACCTGCAGGGCCTGCTGGCCAACCAGCTCGCCGCCGAGGCGGCCGCCGATCAGATCCGGCTGAGCCCGGTCGACGGGCTGTTCGGTCCGCTCACCGAGGGCTCGGTCCGGTTCTTCCAGCAGCGCGAAGGCCTTCCGGAGACGGGGGTCGTCGATGACGCGACCTGGCAGGCGTTGGAAGGCACCGCCGCCGCGACGCCATCGGGCACGAACCCGGTGGATCTGCGCATCCCGGCCCAGCTGCACCTGCACTGGGACGACACGACCCTGGAGCGGATGCTGCAGGACTTCGACTCCTTCGACCTAGCCACCCATCCCGGCGCCCGGCTCACCCTGGGGGCGGGCGCGGGACCGCTGGCGGGCAACGGCAGTGTGCAGCTGTTCAACCGCGAGCTGCCGCTGTGGCGCGACTGGTTCCTGACCGAGACCACCCGCCTGACCCTGGACTGGACCCGTGAGCACGGGTTCGAGTTCGGGCTGGACAACGAGGCCGAGTTCGGTGTGCGCCCGCTGCGCAACGTCGACCTGTTCCTGCGCGGCGACCTCGACCTGAAATGGCGGCCGGAGGACGGCTCCGGGTCGGTGGAATGGGGTGGCTCGCTCAACCTGAGATGGCGGTTCGACGTGCCCTAG
- a CDS encoding DUF6191 domain-containing protein has translation MNVGLLWALSLPGLVVGLIALAAVERLGAWAGARRLLPWRRKGTLVSASGFEELDALFSTGKRLELEERKSHTLMRDEEEAGAPPRTKIDLDNGTARLVLPPDPT, from the coding sequence GTGAACGTCGGCCTGCTGTGGGCGCTGTCCCTGCCCGGGCTGGTGGTCGGCCTGATCGCGCTGGCCGCCGTCGAACGCCTCGGCGCGTGGGCGGGCGCGCGACGGCTGCTGCCCTGGCGACGCAAAGGCACGCTCGTCTCGGCGTCGGGCTTCGAGGAACTGGACGCCTTGTTCTCCACCGGCAAGCGCCTGGAGTTGGAGGAGCGCAAGTCCCACACCCTGATGCGCGACGAGGAAGAGGCAGGCGCCCCACCCCGCACCAAGATCGACCTCGACAACGGCACCGCACGACTGGTACTGCCGCCCGACCCCACCTAA
- a CDS encoding HPr family phosphocarrier protein, producing MSERRVTIASTVGLHARPAKLFVEAAAGQSVRVTIAKGDRAVDAGSILSVLGLDARGGDEVVLAADGDGADEALAALVAVLEVDHDS from the coding sequence ATGTCCGAGCGTCGAGTGACCATCGCCTCCACCGTGGGCCTGCACGCACGTCCCGCGAAACTGTTCGTCGAGGCCGCCGCCGGCCAGTCCGTCCGCGTGACGATCGCCAAGGGCGACCGGGCGGTCGACGCCGGCAGCATCCTGTCGGTCCTGGGGCTGGACGCTCGCGGCGGCGACGAGGTCGTGCTCGCCGCGGACGGCGACGGCGCCGACGAGGCACTGGCCGCCCTCGTGGCCGTTCTGGAAGTCGACCACGACTCATGA
- a CDS encoding DeoR/GlpR family DNA-binding transcription regulator: protein MYAAERQQVIAERARAAGRVEVAALAEDLGVTTETVRRDLDALEKRGVLRRVHGGAIPVERLRFEPELAARDAEATAEKQRIAKAALAELPAEGVVLLDAGSTTARLAELLPADRDLTVVTNGLPIALALANRGLNVLSLGGRVRTKTLAGVDAWALNALRDLYVDVAFLGTNGLTAGRGLSTPDQAEAAVKQAMVTAARRVVVLADSSKVGTDCFARFATLDQVDVIITDDGLDALEAAEFEAAGPTVVRA from the coding sequence ATGTACGCCGCCGAACGTCAGCAGGTCATCGCCGAGCGGGCCCGCGCGGCGGGACGGGTCGAGGTGGCCGCGTTGGCCGAGGACCTGGGGGTCACCACGGAGACCGTCCGACGTGACCTCGACGCGCTGGAGAAGCGTGGGGTGCTGCGGCGGGTCCACGGGGGAGCGATTCCGGTCGAGCGGTTGCGGTTCGAGCCGGAACTGGCCGCCCGCGATGCCGAGGCGACCGCGGAGAAGCAGCGCATCGCCAAGGCCGCGCTCGCCGAACTGCCCGCGGAAGGCGTGGTCCTGCTCGACGCGGGAAGCACGACCGCCCGGTTGGCCGAACTGCTGCCCGCAGACCGCGACCTGACTGTCGTGACCAACGGCCTGCCGATCGCGTTGGCCCTGGCCAACCGGGGGCTCAACGTGCTCAGCCTCGGCGGCCGGGTGCGGACGAAGACCCTGGCGGGAGTTGACGCGTGGGCGCTCAACGCGCTGCGCGACCTCTACGTCGACGTCGCTTTCCTTGGCACCAACGGACTCACCGCCGGGCGCGGCCTGAGCACGCCGGACCAGGCCGAGGCCGCGGTCAAACAGGCCATGGTCACCGCCGCGCGGCGGGTCGTGGTGCTGGCCGACTCGTCCAAGGTCGGCACCGACTGCTTCGCCCGCTTCGCCACCCTGGACCAGGTCGACGTGATCATCACCGACGACGGCCTCGATGCGCTGGAAGCCGCCGAGTTCGAGGCGGCAGGCCCGACGGTGGTGCGCGCGTGA
- a CDS encoding exodeoxyribonuclease III: MRLATWNVNSVKQREPRLLAWLDQRQPDVVCLQETKLTDDAFTTLLGAKLAERGYAVALSGEVQWNGVAILSRVGLDDVEVGFAGAPGFPDLEARAVSATCGGIRVHSLYVPNGRVPDSDHYHYKLAWLAALREVVAAGPPEVMVCGDMNIAPTDADVFDPEAYIGETHVTAPERAALAELQAVGLHDVVRDRWPDETVFTYWDYRAGMFHQNLGMRIDLVLAGAPVAERVRAAWVDRHARKGTGPSDHAPVMVDIDVAPDGDIGPVVPPPSAGRPRRSVKLPQAK, translated from the coding sequence GTGCGGCTGGCCACGTGGAACGTCAACTCGGTCAAACAGCGGGAACCCAGGCTGCTGGCCTGGCTCGACCAGCGGCAGCCGGACGTCGTCTGTCTGCAGGAGACCAAGCTGACCGACGACGCGTTCACCACGCTCCTGGGCGCCAAGCTGGCCGAACGCGGCTACGCGGTGGCACTCAGCGGCGAGGTCCAGTGGAACGGCGTGGCCATCCTCAGCCGGGTCGGACTCGACGACGTCGAGGTGGGCTTCGCGGGCGCCCCCGGCTTCCCGGACCTGGAGGCCCGCGCGGTGTCGGCGACCTGCGGCGGGATCCGGGTCCACTCGCTGTACGTGCCGAACGGGCGCGTGCCGGACTCCGACCACTACCACTACAAGCTGGCGTGGCTGGCCGCGCTGCGCGAGGTCGTCGCCGCCGGGCCGCCCGAGGTGATGGTGTGCGGGGACATGAACATCGCGCCCACCGACGCCGACGTGTTCGACCCGGAGGCCTACATCGGCGAGACCCACGTGACCGCGCCCGAACGCGCCGCGCTGGCCGAGTTGCAGGCGGTCGGGCTGCACGACGTGGTGCGCGACCGGTGGCCGGACGAGACGGTCTTCACCTATTGGGACTACCGGGCGGGCATGTTCCATCAGAATCTGGGCATGCGGATCGATCTGGTCCTGGCCGGGGCGCCGGTCGCGGAGCGGGTGCGGGCGGCGTGGGTCGACCGGCACGCGCGCAAGGGGACTGGGCCGAGCGACCACGCGCCGGTCATGGTCGACATCGACGTGGCTCCGGATGGGGACATCGGGCCGGTCGTGCCGCCGCCGTCCGCCGGGCGTCCCCGCCGATCGGTGAAGCTGCCTCAAGCGAAGTAA
- the ptsP gene encoding phosphoenolpyruvate--protein phosphotransferase encodes MTIGVSPGVAAGPVARLGLPPQLPYVVPAAAADDAARAATALEETAVELERRAKLAGSEAAEVLAAAALMARDPALAANVQDLVAQGVPAAWAVDRAIGGYRQLLAAAGPYMAERVADLDDIRDRAVARLLGLPMPGLPAPGHPYVLVARDLAPADTALLDPTVVLALVTERGGPTSHTAILAKSLGIPAVVACAAAESFVDGQVVVVDGDSGEVTPEPTAARLAEVAERRAARAKRATATGPGRTKDGHPVALLANIGGPTDLSADLEGVGLFRTEFLFLDRAEEPSVAEQREVYRQVLAPLAGRKVVVRTLDAGADKPVPYACPDPEDNPALGVRGLRTSWRRPDLLHDQLEALALAARDTGAQPWVMAPMVATAAEAATFAAAARAHGIDKVGVMIEIPAAALRADTVLAEVDFVSIGTNDLAQYTFAADRQLGALAELLDPWQPALLDLIAATARAGARAGKPVGVCGEAAGDPRLAPVLVGLGIDSLSMAPVSVADVRASLAEYTFDQCRELAAAVLAADSPEQARAALG; translated from the coding sequence ATGACCATCGGTGTCAGCCCCGGCGTGGCGGCGGGCCCCGTCGCCCGCTTGGGCCTTCCGCCCCAACTGCCCTATGTCGTCCCAGCGGCGGCGGCGGACGACGCCGCGAGGGCGGCCACCGCGCTGGAGGAGACGGCGGTCGAGTTGGAGCGGCGGGCCAAGCTCGCCGGGTCGGAAGCGGCCGAGGTGCTGGCCGCCGCGGCGCTGATGGCACGGGACCCGGCGCTGGCCGCCAACGTCCAGGACCTGGTCGCGCAGGGCGTGCCCGCCGCGTGGGCGGTGGACCGCGCGATCGGCGGCTACCGCCAACTGCTGGCTGCGGCGGGCCCATACATGGCCGAGCGGGTGGCCGATCTCGACGACATCCGCGACCGCGCGGTCGCCCGGCTGCTCGGCCTGCCGATGCCGGGACTTCCCGCGCCAGGGCACCCGTATGTGCTGGTGGCGCGGGATCTCGCGCCCGCCGACACGGCCCTGCTCGATCCGACCGTGGTCCTCGCGCTGGTCACCGAACGCGGCGGTCCGACCAGCCACACGGCGATCCTGGCCAAGTCGCTGGGCATCCCAGCCGTCGTCGCGTGCGCCGCCGCGGAGTCCTTTGTGGATGGACAGGTCGTTGTTGTCGACGGCGACTCCGGCGAGGTCACGCCCGAGCCCACCGCGGCGCGGCTCGCCGAGGTGGCCGAACGGCGGGCTGCCCGGGCGAAGCGGGCGACGGCGACCGGCCCCGGCCGGACCAAGGACGGACACCCGGTCGCCCTGCTGGCCAACATCGGCGGTCCCACCGACCTCTCGGCCGATCTTGAGGGCGTGGGCTTGTTCCGTACCGAGTTCCTGTTCCTCGACCGCGCGGAGGAGCCGTCGGTCGCCGAACAGCGCGAGGTGTACCGGCAGGTCCTGGCGCCGCTGGCCGGGCGCAAGGTCGTGGTCCGCACGCTCGACGCTGGTGCGGACAAGCCGGTGCCCTACGCGTGCCCGGACCCGGAGGACAACCCGGCACTCGGCGTCCGCGGGCTGCGGACGTCCTGGCGGCGGCCCGACCTGCTGCACGACCAGCTCGAAGCGCTCGCGCTCGCGGCACGGGACACCGGCGCCCAGCCCTGGGTGATGGCGCCCATGGTCGCCACGGCCGCGGAGGCGGCCACGTTCGCCGCCGCCGCGCGTGCGCACGGGATCGACAAGGTCGGCGTGATGATCGAGATCCCGGCCGCGGCGCTGCGCGCCGACACGGTCCTGGCCGAGGTCGACTTCGTCAGCATCGGCACCAACGACCTCGCCCAGTACACCTTCGCCGCAGACCGGCAACTCGGCGCGCTCGCCGAGTTGCTCGACCCGTGGCAGCCCGCACTGCTCGACCTGATCGCCGCGACCGCGCGGGCCGGGGCGCGCGCGGGCAAACCGGTCGGGGTGTGCGGCGAGGCGGCAGGCGATCCGCGGCTGGCACCCGTGCTGGTCGGGCTGGGCATCGACTCGCTGTCGATGGCTCCGGTCAGCGTCGCCGATGTCCGGGCGTCCCTGGCCGAGTACACCTTCGACCAGTGCCGGGAACTCGCCGCCGCGGTGCTCGCGGCGGACAGCCCCGAGCAGGCGCGGGCGGCACTAGGGTAG